In Candidatus Effluviviaceae Genus I sp., the genomic stretch CCGAGGAGATGGCCATGCAGAACTTCACGCCTCGGTCGGCGCAGCCCTTCACGGCCTCGAACACGAACTTGGCCGGGACGACGACGCACGCGAGGTCGAGCTCGTCGCCGGGGATCTCGGCCACGCTCCGGGACACCGGAAGCCCGAGGATCTCGCCGCCCTTCGGGTTGACCGGATGGAGCGCGCCCCGGTATCCGCTCGCCACGATGTTGGAGAGGATCTTGTAGCCGATCTTCGACGGGTCGTGCGAGGCGCCGATGATCGCGACGCCGCGCGGCTCGAACAGGTGCTTGATGTCGGGAAGGGCCGCCATGCTATCCCCTGAAGGCCATCCTGAGTTCGTAGACGCCGGCCTCGTGCCGCTTCTTGGTGTCGAACCCCATGCTCTCGAAGAGCGGGAGCATCGGGAGGTTGTCCGCCAGGACCTCCGCGGTGAACCCCAGGAGACCCGCTCTCTTGGCGAGCTGCGTGAGGTACGACAGAAGCTCGTGGCCGATGCCCATGTTCTGGTGGTCGTCCCTCACGACGAAGGCGACCTCGGCCGTGTACGTGCTCTCGGCGATCCCGTACTGCCCGAGGCCGACCACGTCCTCCTTCTCGTTCTCCTGCACGATCGCGAGGATCACCATCTGCCTCGTGTAGTCGATGGGCGTGAACTCCTGCAGCCGTTCGTGCGGCATGTCCTTGCGATGCGACATGAACCGCCTGTACATGCTGTCGTCCGAGAGCGAGTAGAAGAAGTCCTTGAGGAGCGGTTCGTCGCTGATCTTCACGGGCCTGAGGAACACCTCGACGCCCACCTTCGTGGTGCGGTAGGTCTCGAGCTCGACGGGGTACTCGCCTCGCTTGCCGGGGATGAACGCCTGGTCCCTGTAGATGATGTTCCGCTTGCGCGCCTCTTCGATGAGCCACGGCCTGAACTTCGGGTGGGCGATGGCGATGAGCTCCATGGCCCGCTCGCGGATGTTCTTGCCGTGCAGGTAGGCGATCCCGTACTCCGTGATCACGTACTGCGTGTCGCACCTGTTCAGCGTCACCCCCGCGCCCTCGCTCAGGGACGGGACGATGCGCGAGACCGTTCCCCGCTCGGCCGTCGAGCTCATCGCGAGGATCGTCCTCCCGCCCTCGGCGAGGACGGCCCCGCGCATGAAGTCGGCCTGCCCGCCGACGCCGCTGAAGAACTTCCTCCCGAGCGAGTCCGCGGTGGCCTGCCCGGTGAGGTCGATCTCGAGCGCGCTGTTGATGGCGACCATGTTCGCGTTCTGCGCTATGGTCTTCGGGCTGTTGGTGTAGTCGATCGCGCGGAACTCGACGGCGGGGTTGTCGTGGATGTACTCGTAGGTGCGCCGGGTTCCCATGCAGAACGTCGCGACGGACTTGCTCCGGTGGATCGTCTTCCGGGAGTTGTCGATGACGCCGAGCTTCATGAGGTCCACGAGGCCGTCGGAGAAGAGCTCCGTGTGCACCCCGAGGTGCTTCTTGTCCTTCAGGTTGGCGAGAATGGCGTTGGGCAGGCTCCCGTAGCCGACCTGGATGGTGTCGCCGTCCTGGACGAGGCGGGCGACGTACCGGCCGAGCTCCTGCGCGATGTCGCTTTCGGGCACGTTCGCGTACTCGAGGAGCGGCTCGTCGTGCGGGACCAGGAACGTCACGTCGCTGACGTGCACGAACCCCTGGCCGTGGGTCCTCGGCATGAAGGCGTTGACCTGCGCGATGACGAGCGTGGCGCGCTCGACGGCCGCCTTCACGATATCCACGCTCACGCCGAGGCTCATGTAGCCGTGTGAGTCGGGGAGCGACGTCTGGATAAGCGCGACGTCGATCGGGACGAGGCCGCGGCGGAAGAGGTCCGGGACCTGCGAGAGCGACACGGGGCTGTAGTCAGCCAGCCCCTCGTTCACGGCGTCGCGCGTGTTGTTGGCGATGAAGAACGAGTTGTGCCGGAAGTTCTGGCGGAACTTCGCATCGGTGTATGGCGCGACGCCGAGCGTCCAGACGTGGAAGATCTCCGCGTCGAAGAACGCGACCGGATGGGCGGCGACGTAGTCGACGAGGGCCTTCA encodes the following:
- a CDS encoding GNAT family N-acetyltransferase, whose amino-acid sequence is MSDQAHSSLDDLRTKHPEKFAPEEEAFRRIHRGSHIFVGTGCGEPQYLVKALVDYVAAHPVAFFDAEIFHVWTLGVAPYTDAKFRQNFRHNSFFIANNTRDAVNEGLADYSPVSLSQVPDLFRRGLVPIDVALIQTSLPDSHGYMSLGVSVDIVKAAVERATLVIAQVNAFMPRTHGQGFVHVSDVTFLVPHDEPLLEYANVPESDIAQELGRYVARLVQDGDTIQVGYGSLPNAILANLKDKKHLGVHTELFSDGLVDLMKLGVIDNSRKTIHRSKSVATFCMGTRRTYEYIHDNPAVEFRAIDYTNSPKTIAQNANMVAINSALEIDLTGQATADSLGRKFFSGVGGQADFMRGAVLAEGGRTILAMSSTAERGTVSRIVPSLSEGAGVTLNRCDTQYVITEYGIAYLHGKNIRERAMELIAIAHPKFRPWLIEEARKRNIIYRDQAFIPGKRGEYPVELETYRTTKVGVEVFLRPVKISDEPLLKDFFYSLSDDSMYRRFMSHRKDMPHERLQEFTPIDYTRQMVILAIVQENEKEDVVGLGQYGIAESTYTAEVAFVVRDDHQNMGIGHELLSYLTQLAKRAGLLGFTAEVLADNLPMLPLFESMGFDTKKRHEAGVYELRMAFRG